From Thiomicrospira sp. XS5, one genomic window encodes:
- a CDS encoding nucleotidyltransferase family protein has protein sequence MDLFDWQAISISEDATIRDALTVLDQQAMQIVLVVSSQRQLCGTVTDGDIRRGLLRGESLDSPISKVANSKPTAGYESETEMVWHQHMKRRSLRHLPILNGQDQVIGLYYRKTQITPRRKNPVVLMLGGLGMRLRPLTETVPKPMLPVGNQPILETIVKHIADQGFTEFYFCINYLGEKIRQYFGDGKQWGIHITYIEETKPMGTAGALSLLPDLPDLPLIVMNGDLLTKVDFRSLLDFHAEHENCVTTCVREYSHQVPYGVIEMQGPYINQLVEKPVYRYFVNAGIYCLSPEVLLKIPKDSFYDMPTLVDALIDEDQKTGGFPLTEYWMDIGHIPDYEQAQADYEVYFK, from the coding sequence ATGGACTTATTTGATTGGCAGGCCATATCTATTAGTGAAGATGCAACCATTCGGGATGCTTTGACCGTGCTGGACCAGCAAGCGATGCAAATTGTCTTGGTGGTTTCCAGTCAGCGACAACTGTGCGGCACCGTGACGGACGGTGATATTCGTCGTGGTTTGCTCCGTGGTGAAAGCTTGGACAGCCCGATTTCGAAGGTGGCGAACAGCAAGCCGACGGCAGGTTATGAGTCGGAAACGGAGATGGTTTGGCATCAACACATGAAGCGTCGCTCCTTACGGCACTTGCCCATTTTGAACGGCCAAGATCAGGTGATTGGGCTTTATTACCGTAAAACACAGATCACGCCGCGGCGTAAGAACCCTGTGGTTTTAATGTTGGGTGGTCTGGGGATGCGCTTGCGTCCTTTGACTGAAACTGTTCCGAAGCCCATGCTACCAGTCGGAAATCAGCCTATTCTGGAAACCATTGTCAAACACATTGCTGACCAGGGATTTACGGAGTTTTATTTTTGCATCAATTACCTTGGTGAAAAAATCCGACAGTATTTCGGAGATGGTAAGCAGTGGGGGATTCATATTACCTACATCGAAGAGACTAAACCGATGGGTACGGCAGGAGCTTTGAGTCTGCTGCCAGACCTGCCAGACCTGCCTTTAATTGTGATGAACGGTGACCTTCTGACCAAAGTTGATTTCCGTTCATTGTTGGATTTTCATGCCGAACATGAAAACTGTGTGACAACGTGTGTACGTGAGTATTCACATCAAGTGCCATATGGTGTGATTGAGATGCAGGGGCCTTATATTAACCAGTTGGTAGAAAAGCCGGTTTATCGGTACTTTGTGAATGCGGGGATTTATTGTTTGTCCCCTGAGGTTTTGCTGAAAATTCCGAAAGACAGTTTTTACGATATGCCAACATTGGTGGATGCGTTGATTGATGAAGACCAAAAAACGGGGGGCTTTCCGTTAACGGAATATTGGATGGATATTGGACATATACCAGATTATGAGCAGGCTCAAGCCGATTATGAAGTGTATTTTAAATGA
- a CDS encoding cytidylyltransferase domain-containing protein, translating into MVEQADILALIPARGGSKGLVGKNLYPILDKPLLQYTIDEAQKSDYLNGLMMSSEDAEINGYAKSLGLDVDYVRPLSLAEDHTTTAEAVLHALDWLEEQNRLPDAVVLLQPTSPLRTVEEIDAAILQFLESDKDSLISVQPMKEHPYKCVQAHDGGWEYLAQPERYVSRRQDYTNDYYVINGAIYIVTPQFLRTYREFTGEGLSELFVMDPISGVDIDDLADVFQVEALLKMRQTQLK; encoded by the coding sequence ATGGTTGAACAGGCGGATATTTTAGCCTTAATCCCGGCACGAGGCGGTTCTAAAGGATTGGTTGGTAAAAACCTGTATCCGATTTTAGACAAGCCCTTGTTGCAATATACGATTGATGAAGCACAAAAAAGTGACTATTTAAATGGTTTGATGATGTCCAGTGAAGATGCTGAAATCAATGGGTATGCGAAATCGCTGGGGTTGGATGTTGATTATGTTCGTCCGCTCAGTTTGGCGGAAGATCATACCACGACGGCCGAAGCCGTCTTACATGCGCTGGATTGGCTGGAGGAACAGAACCGTTTGCCGGATGCCGTGGTGCTGTTACAACCCACTTCGCCTTTACGGACCGTAGAAGAAATCGACGCGGCCATTTTGCAGTTTCTGGAAAGCGATAAAGATTCGTTAATCAGTGTGCAGCCGATGAAGGAACACCCTTACAAGTGCGTTCAGGCACATGATGGGGGCTGGGAATATCTGGCGCAGCCGGAACGTTATGTTTCCCGGCGCCAGGATTACACCAATGATTATTATGTGATTAATGGTGCAATCTATATCGTTACGCCACAATTCTTACGCACATACCGTGAATTTACCGGAGAGGGGTTGTCCGAATTATTTGTGATGGACCCAATTTCGGGGGTGGATATTGATGACCTGGCGGATGTTTTCCAAGTTGAGGCCCTGTTAAAAATGCGACAAACGCAGTTGAAATAA
- a CDS encoding phosphotransferase — MSSHDASPENAQPCAFLHLLSEKHSIKIDQAWQLQTHQTGPYGFFRLTGEMSNDETLDWFLKLVAPQKAKRMLEGQVLVDAMMSTPQDLSIDANVVFSVPPMVQGFPDTVSEDVTALAFPFWEGRFTDYEGSDLRLLGQALGQLHRRLKDLPQAEQIRAGGEERHAMLTARWKMLLQSPERMAQLPTEAQACLKAHSPDWLAHLMDDGQPVHGDLNVGNVLFRPDGRVAFLDFEDSLTAWFDPLKDLAFVIERFVLCVHEPEQLTAMSHTLLDAYQAQNPVAIRSETRFIDLLQGLAIRAFLILAELQLTTSQEIPKSEWQKFAFLYNLTFRHETELKAIAAPYVVKT; from the coding sequence ATGTCATCTCATGACGCATCACCAGAAAACGCCCAGCCCTGTGCGTTTTTGCATTTACTGTCCGAAAAACATTCAATCAAAATTGACCAGGCCTGGCAATTGCAAACCCACCAAACTGGGCCGTACGGTTTTTTTCGTCTGACGGGCGAGATGTCGAACGACGAAACCTTGGATTGGTTTTTAAAGCTTGTGGCTCCGCAAAAAGCGAAACGCATGCTGGAAGGCCAGGTTTTGGTTGATGCGATGATGTCCACTCCTCAAGATTTGTCTATTGATGCGAACGTGGTTTTTTCCGTACCGCCTATGGTCCAAGGGTTTCCGGATACGGTGTCCGAAGATGTGACGGCATTGGCGTTTCCTTTTTGGGAGGGGCGCTTTACCGATTATGAGGGTTCGGATTTACGGTTGTTGGGACAGGCGCTCGGGCAACTTCATCGACGATTGAAGGATCTACCGCAAGCGGAGCAAATTCGAGCGGGGGGGGAAGAACGTCATGCGATGTTAACGGCACGTTGGAAGATGTTGTTGCAATCCCCTGAAAGAATGGCTCAATTGCCGACTGAAGCCCAAGCGTGCTTAAAAGCACATTCGCCGGATTGGTTGGCGCACTTGATGGATGACGGTCAGCCTGTGCACGGAGATTTGAATGTCGGTAATGTTTTGTTTCGGCCTGATGGTCGGGTGGCGTTTTTAGATTTTGAAGACAGTTTGACGGCTTGGTTCGACCCTTTGAAGGATCTGGCTTTTGTGATTGAGCGATTCGTGTTGTGCGTGCATGAACCCGAACAATTGACGGCCATGAGCCATACTCTTTTGGATGCCTATCAAGCGCAAAACCCGGTGGCAATCCGTTCTGAAACCCGGTTCATCGACTTGTTGCAAGGGCTGGCGATTCGGGCATTTTTGATTTTGGCAGAGTTGCAATTGACAACCTCACAGGAAATACCGAAATCCGAGTGGCAAAAGTTCGCATTTTTATATAATCTAACCTTTCGACATGAAACGGAGTTAAAAGCCATCGCCGCGCCTTACGTTGTTAAAACGTGA
- a CDS encoding N-acetylneuraminate synthase family protein has protein sequence MDVRSFWQDQLHSGRPMFLPDIGTYFNQDMQQAEALVDALAEAGVTTIKGEILQTPEICLDAHLSGNEKYWGHQTGELKQENYRDLIERKVVPLSSYETLFQYAKDKGMDTIVSVYDFEGADFARQIGCKAIKIASSNITHQPLIEYVAQLGLPMIIDTGHSTVEEMARAVNWAQDCGLKGDAVDIVVEHSPKGPPNPVEQQNLRFMQTLGQAVGLPYGLSDHHGGEEMLYAATAMGAVVLEKGICPDEMGDEQDGGHAMPVSQVAAVLQKINNIADAMGNGIRVLPRQREKYVSRMGLVAKTDLAAESVLSIDNVRFAFPALGIKAEYWSEIEGQVLKRSLSAGEIIGWPDIAFREK, from the coding sequence ATGGATGTAAGAAGTTTTTGGCAAGACCAGTTGCACTCCGGTCGACCGATGTTTTTGCCGGATATCGGTACCTATTTCAATCAGGATATGCAACAAGCCGAAGCGTTGGTGGATGCGCTTGCCGAGGCGGGCGTTACCACCATCAAGGGTGAGATTCTGCAGACGCCGGAAATTTGTCTGGATGCGCATTTGTCCGGTAATGAAAAATACTGGGGACATCAAACCGGTGAGCTTAAACAGGAAAACTACCGTGATTTGATTGAGCGCAAGGTAGTGCCGTTATCGTCTTATGAAACCTTGTTCCAGTACGCCAAAGATAAGGGCATGGATACCATTGTGTCCGTTTATGATTTTGAAGGGGCGGATTTCGCCCGACAAATCGGTTGTAAGGCCATCAAAATCGCCTCGTCCAATATTACCCATCAGCCGTTAATCGAATATGTCGCACAGTTAGGGTTGCCGATGATCATTGATACCGGTCATTCCACGGTCGAAGAAATGGCGCGTGCGGTTAACTGGGCGCAGGATTGCGGTTTGAAAGGGGATGCGGTCGACATTGTTGTGGAGCACAGCCCAAAAGGACCGCCCAATCCGGTGGAACAGCAAAATCTACGTTTTATGCAGACTCTGGGACAAGCCGTTGGGTTGCCCTATGGTTTATCGGATCATCACGGTGGTGAAGAAATGTTGTATGCGGCCACGGCGATGGGAGCGGTGGTGTTGGAAAAAGGCATTTGCCCCGATGAAATGGGCGATGAACAGGATGGCGGTCATGCCATGCCGGTCAGCCAAGTTGCCGCCGTTTTGCAGAAAATCAATAATATCGCCGATGCGATGGGTAATGGAATTCGCGTTCTGCCACGGCAACGTGAAAAATATGTATCGCGAATGGGCTTGGTTGCAAAAACCGATTTGGCGGCAGAGAGTGTTTTGAGCATCGATAATGTCCGTTTTGCCTTTCCGGCATTGGGCATCAAAGCCGAATATTGGTCGGAAATAGAAGGGCAGGTCTTGAAGCGTTCGCTTTCGGCGGGGGAAATCATTGGCTGGCCGGATATTGCGTTCCGTGAGAAGTAA
- the hisH gene encoding imidazole glycerol phosphate synthase subunit HisH translates to MSSMSQMSRNVTLIDYGAGNLLNVQRAFEHQGATVDIATRPEQIEQAERLVFPGVGAFPEAMQQLQAQDLVEAIQQAANDKPFLGICLGMQMMLDEGEEFEKTPGLGLLPGRVERLPEQGVNGQNMTVPHMGWASIQPNKTSWQGSLLEAVPESNAFYFVHSYYADVANDADQLAVFDFGGHAITAAIQRDNKIGCQFHPEKSGELGLKLVEAFLKL, encoded by the coding sequence ATGAGTTCAATGAGCCAAATGAGTCGCAATGTTACCTTGATTGATTACGGTGCCGGGAACTTGCTGAATGTGCAGCGTGCGTTTGAACACCAGGGCGCGACAGTCGATATCGCCACGCGACCGGAACAAATCGAACAAGCCGAGCGACTGGTGTTCCCGGGGGTGGGGGCGTTTCCGGAAGCGATGCAGCAATTACAGGCTCAAGACCTGGTGGAAGCGATTCAACAGGCAGCCAATGATAAACCCTTTCTAGGGATTTGTTTGGGCATGCAAATGATGTTGGATGAAGGCGAAGAGTTTGAAAAAACACCAGGCCTGGGACTTTTGCCTGGTCGGGTCGAAAGACTTCCGGAGCAGGGTGTGAACGGTCAAAACATGACGGTTCCGCACATGGGCTGGGCATCGATTCAGCCGAACAAAACGTCCTGGCAAGGTTCTTTGCTCGAAGCCGTGCCGGAAAGCAATGCTTTTTATTTTGTGCATTCGTATTATGCGGATGTGGCCAATGACGCCGACCAATTGGCGGTGTTCGATTTTGGCGGGCACGCCATTACCGCCGCGATACAGCGTGACAATAAAATCGGTTGTCAGTTCCATCCGGAAAAATCCGGCGAGTTGGGGTTGAAATTGGTGGAAGCCTTTTTGAAATTATGA
- the hisF gene encoding imidazole glycerol phosphate synthase subunit HisF yields MIRLIPRLDIKSKHLIKGVKLEGLRKIGNPNEYARKYYEQGADELLYMDAVASLYGRNSLTEIIKETVKSVFIPITVGGGIRSVKDAREILRSGADKVAINTAAVQRPDLINEMAQTFGEQCVVLSVEAIRQADGKWLAFTDNGREHTGLDVVEWAKEAVARGAGEVLLTSVDKEGGRKGYDLALIEAVSEAVSVPVIASGGMGQTMDGVEAVQAGANAIAMADILHYERDTVEGIRQVCAENGLSVRPQEAIHSVHGGELS; encoded by the coding sequence ATGATTCGCTTAATCCCACGTCTTGATATTAAATCCAAGCACCTGATTAAAGGCGTCAAGCTGGAAGGTTTGCGTAAAATCGGTAACCCAAATGAATATGCGCGTAAGTATTACGAGCAGGGTGCGGATGAATTGTTGTATATGGATGCTGTAGCGTCGCTTTATGGGCGTAATAGTTTGACTGAAATCATCAAGGAAACGGTTAAGTCGGTGTTTATTCCGATTACCGTGGGTGGCGGTATTCGCTCGGTAAAAGATGCGCGGGAAATTTTGCGCTCCGGTGCCGATAAGGTGGCGATTAACACCGCGGCCGTGCAACGACCTGATTTGATTAATGAAATGGCACAGACCTTTGGTGAGCAGTGTGTGGTGTTGTCGGTTGAAGCCATCCGGCAAGCCGATGGCAAATGGTTGGCGTTTACCGACAATGGCCGTGAGCATACCGGTTTGGATGTCGTGGAATGGGCCAAGGAAGCGGTGGCGCGTGGTGCCGGTGAAGTGTTGTTGACTTCCGTGGATAAAGAAGGCGGCCGTAAAGGGTATGACCTGGCGTTGATTGAGGCGGTTTCCGAGGCCGTATCGGTGCCGGTTATTGCCTCCGGTGGCATGGGGCAAACGATGGATGGTGTGGAAGCGGTTCAAGCCGGGGCGAATGCGATTGCCATGGCGGATATTTTGCATTATGAGCGCGATACCGTTGAGGGCATTCGACAGGTGTGTGCCGAAAACGGTTTGTCGGTTCGCCCACAAGAGGCAATCCATTCCGTTCACGGAGGGGAACTGTCATGA